A window of Castanea sativa cultivar Marrone di Chiusa Pesio chromosome 1, ASM4071231v1 contains these coding sequences:
- the LOC142622023 gene encoding phospholipase D alpha 1-like — translation MLQLLHGTLMASIFEVDRIHYECSLRLRKFGNRFLAKVKKLVLCRPEIFGSKLYATVDLDKARVARTRMVENQPSNPQWSESFRIYCAHYISHIVFTVKEDDPIGAKLIGRAYVPVEEIIRGFVFEKGIDILDVDHNPIGSKIRVKLQFLSVAQDLHWSQGIKTQQFEGVPYTFFKQRKGCKVSLYQDAHVPENFLSDITLSSGTHYEPQRCWKDIFDAISNAKYLIYIAGWSVYTEINLIRDPTKPKQDVPTLGKLLKKKAEEGVTVLLLVWDDRTSLMELRKDGLMATHDEDTEKYFQGTNVRCFLCPRNPDGGRSRIQGSQISTMFTHNQKTIVVDKEVAGEGSQKRRIASFIGGIDLCDGRYDTLHHPLFSTLSTIHHDDFHQPNFATASIKKGGPREPWHDIHCQLEGPIAWDVLYNFELRWTKQVGDKFLIPRAKLDEIIIYPSPVTSSDDPESWNVQLFRSIDGGAASGFPIEPEDAAALGLVSGKDNIIDRGIQDAYINAIRRAQNFIYIENQYFIGSSYGWKSKDIKVEDISALHLIPKELSLKIVSKIEANERFAVYIVIPMWPEGIPESASAQAILDWQRRTMEMMYLDIAQALDRKGLEANPRDYLNFFCLGKREARKEGEYVPPEKPEPDTDYIRAQQARRFMIYVHAKMMIVDDEYIIIGSANINQRSMDGARDSEIAMGAYQPKNLAIKGAARGQIYGLRTALWFEHLQLKDMDESFLYPESERCVNLMNKIAKDNWEIYMKETIDADMKGHLLPYPILVTRDGKITTLSGFRFFPDTKAPVLGAKSEYLLPILTT, via the exons TTTGGGAATAGGTTTCTGGCCAAAGTTAAGAAATTGGTGTTATGCCGACCTGAG ATTTTTGGATCTAAACTCTATGCAACAGTGGATTTAGATAAGGCCAGGGTTGCACGGACTAGAATGGTCGAAAACCAACCCTCCAATCCCCAGTGGTCAGAGTCCTTTCGCATATACTGTGCCCATTATATCTCACATATTGTATTCACAGTCAAAGAGGATGATCCTATTGGGGCAAAACTAATTGGAAGAGCTTATGTACCTGTTGAGGAAATCATAAGGGGGTTTGTGTTTGAGAAAGGGATTGATATTTTGGATGTAGACCACAATCCTATAGGTTCTAAAATCCGTGTCAAGTTGCAGTTCTTGAGTGTTGCCCAAGACTTGCATTGGTCTCAGGGAATCAAAACGCAACAATTTGAGGGAGTTCCTTATACATTCTTCAAGCAAAGAAAAGGTTGCAAAGTTTCTCTGTACCAAGATGCCCATGTTCCAGAGAATTTTTTATCTGACATAACCCTGTCCAGTGGCACGCATTATGAGCCTCAAAGATGCTGGAAGGACATCTTTGACGCAATTAGTAATGCAAAGTACCTAATTTACATAGCTGGATGGTCTGTGTATACTGAGATAAACTTGATAAGGGACCCAACTAAGCCAAAGCAAGATGTCCCCACATTAGGGAAGCTGCTTAAGAAGAAGGCTGAAGAAGGTGTCACAGTTCTCTTGCTTGTTTGGGATGACAGAACTTCTCTTATGGAGCTGAGGAAGGATGGTTTGATGGCAACTCACGACGAAGATACTGAGAAATATTTTCAAGGCACAAATGTGCGTTGCTTTTTGTGCCCGCGTAATCCTGATGGTGGAAGAAGCAGAATTCAGGGGTCGCAGATTTCTACCATGTTTACTCACAATCAAAAGACAATAGTTGTTGACAAGGAAGTGGCTGGTGAAGGATCACAAAAGCGAAGGATAGCGAGTTTCATTGGTGGTATTGATCTTTGTGATGGGAGATATGATACACTACATCATCCCTTATTTAGTACTTTGAGCACAATCCACCATGATGATTTCCATCAGCCCAACTTTGCAACTGCTTCTATCAAGAAGGGTGGTCCAAGGGAACCATGGCATGACATTCATTGCCAACTAGAAGGGCCGATTGCTTGGGATGTCTTATACAATTTTGAGCTAAGGTGGACTAAGCAGGTTGGGGACAAGTTCCTCATTCCTAGAGCCAAGCTTGATGAGATTATAATCTACCCATCACCAGTTACATCATCAGATGACCCGGAATCATGGAATGTTCAGTTGTTCCGATCCATTGATGGTGGGGCGGCTTCTGGCTTTCCCATAGAACCTGAAGATGCAGCAGCTTTAGGCCTTGTTAGTGGGAAGGATAACATCATCGACCGAGGAATTCAGGATGCATATATTAATGCTATTAGACGAGCACAAAATTTCATCTACATTGAGAATCAGTATTTTATTGGAAGTTCATATGGCTGGAAATCAAAAGACATTAAGGTAGAGGACATTAGTGCTTTGCATCTTATACCAAAGGAGCTCTCACTAAAGATTGTTAGTAAGATTGAAGCAAATGAGAGGTTTGCTGTCTACATAGTGATCCCAATGTGGCCAGAAGGAATACCAGAGAGTGCTTCTGCTCAGGCAATATTAGATTGGCAGCGGAGGACAATGGAAATGATGTACTTAGATATCGCTCAAGCCCTTGATAGAAAGGGACTTGAGGCCAATCCCCGAGATTATCTAAATTTCTTCTGCCTCGGGAAGCGAGAGGCAAGGAAAGAGGGAGAATATGTACCTCCAGAGAAACCAGAACCTGACACTGATTATATTAGAGCTCAGCAAGCCCGTCGCTTCATGATATATGTTCATGCAAAGATGATGATAG TTGACGATGAATATATAATCATTGGATCTGCAAACATCAACCAAAGGTCAATGGATGGGGCAAGGGACTCTGAGATTGCTATGGGGGCATATCAACCAAAGAATTTAGCCATTAAAGGAGCAGCAAGGGGCCAAATCTATGGACTTCGAACAGCATTATGGTTTGAACACCTTCAACTTAAAGATATGGACGAGTCCTTCCTTTATCCAGAAAGTGAGAGATGTGTCAATCTAATGAATAAGATTGCTAAGGATAATTGGGAAATATACATGAAGGAGACCATTGATGCAGACATGAAAGGACATCTACTCCCTTATCCCATCCTAGTAACTAGGGATGGAAAGATTACAACACTGTCAGGGTTTAGATTCTTCCCTGATACCAAAGCTCCTGTTCTGGGTGCCAAATCAGAATACCTTCTTCCAATCCTTACCACTTAG